Proteins from a single region of Eublepharis macularius isolate TG4126 chromosome 9, MPM_Emac_v1.0, whole genome shotgun sequence:
- the TMEM213 gene encoding transmembrane protein 213: protein MQLLNCMAFAFFLLCSAWQTSVSEVAEHHAENSSNSILCLNVDYCPEAAKCCQLGVDEYGWIAAAVGWSLWFLTLILFCIDKLMKLQPDEPKHLGA, encoded by the exons ATGCAGCTGCTGAACTGTATGGCTTTTGCCTTCTTCTTGCTGTGCTCTGCTTGGCAGACATCTGTTTCAGAAG TGGCTGAACACCATGCTGAAAATTCTTCAAACTCAATCCTATGCCTTA AtgtagactactgcccagaagcaGCCAAATGCTGCCAGCTTGGGGTGGACGAATATGGCTGGATTGCTGCTGCGGTTGGCTGGAGCCTATGGTTTCTCACTCTCATCCTCTTCTGCATTGATAAACTCATGAAACTCCAGCCTGATGAACCTAAACACCTGGGAGCCTGA